AAGGTTCCCCACTGCGCTACCAAATCCGATACTTTGGTCGACGGCAGCAGCGGATACTCGATGTTGACGCCAGCAAACTGCTGTTGGGCATCACCCGTCGCCAGCCATTCGATCAGGCGCGTGGCCGCCTCGACGTTACCACTGCTTTTTGTAACGCCCGCACCGGAAATATTGACGTGCACACCGTCGGTCGACTGGTTCGCAAAGAAAATCTTCACCGGATAGTTTGGATCCTTATCCACAAGACGACCGAGGTAGTAGGAGTTGACGATGCCCACATCACACTGCCCCGCCGCAATCGCTTCGATTAC
The genomic region above belongs to Pseudomonadota bacterium and contains:
- a CDS encoding extracellular solute-binding protein, encoding MRARTESACQTLSTYAALADEEWQGKLCLRTSKKVYNQSLVAMMIANYGEAETEKVVRGWVENLAAPVFSSDTKVIEAIAAGQCDVGIVNSYYLGRLVDKDPNYPVKIFFANQSTDGVHVNISGAGVTKSSGNVEAATRLIEWLATGDAQQQFAGVNIEYPLLPSTKVSDLVAQWGTFKPQLINVGQAGELQTAAVKLMDRVGYN